The Thioalkalivibrio thiocyanodenitrificans ARhD 1 genome window below encodes:
- a CDS encoding glycosyltransferase, protein MKKTLVFISPVTPKPTGAGRRMRAYQWIRLLSEEYAIVLLRGDPEPLSPEVRAWVRDDFMLSPDRGAGAWLRRVLRRLPRALRSRWPVDGGPRAAMKDLTVPAKARALISGADIVLVFRLYMMPVLSRLPVRARGRALWLDLDDWESRCHGRIARLAGREGGRAQERRYLRMAEAYRQDEARWVPAADRVFVCSDVDRQGLSEVFGSDHVEVFPNRYVGDIVENDQRAVSREAAILFVGSMGYLPNRDGVRWFFREIWPEVKTRFAGPIRFHVVGAGVRRKLARELAEDPSVTVHGYVEDLAGIYRAADVAICPLRAGGGTRIKILEAIAHHRAVVTTPMGMEGLDFDTGHLAIAASAQGFADAVLHLLADAQARREMCAAAASRLRERYWADPSGRVPPFPPRGAR, encoded by the coding sequence ATGAAGAAGACGCTGGTGTTCATTTCGCCCGTGACACCGAAGCCGACGGGGGCGGGCAGGCGGATGCGCGCATATCAGTGGATCCGGCTCCTGTCGGAGGAATACGCGATCGTGCTCCTGAGAGGGGATCCGGAACCCCTCTCGCCGGAAGTGCGCGCATGGGTGCGCGATGACTTCATGCTCAGCCCGGACCGCGGCGCGGGCGCATGGTTGCGACGGGTGCTCCGGCGGCTGCCGCGGGCATTGAGGTCCCGGTGGCCCGTCGACGGCGGCCCCCGCGCTGCGATGAAAGACCTCACGGTGCCGGCGAAGGCGCGGGCGCTTATCAGCGGTGCGGACATCGTCCTGGTGTTCAGGCTCTACATGATGCCGGTGCTGTCGCGCCTGCCCGTCCGGGCGCGCGGGCGGGCGCTGTGGCTCGATCTCGATGACTGGGAGTCCCGTTGCCATGGCCGGATTGCAAGGCTGGCCGGCCGGGAGGGCGGCCGCGCCCAAGAGCGGCGCTATCTCCGGATGGCCGAGGCCTACCGCCAGGATGAGGCCCGCTGGGTCCCGGCGGCGGACCGGGTCTTCGTCTGCTCCGATGTGGATCGCCAGGGTCTGTCGGAGGTGTTCGGTTCGGACCATGTGGAGGTTTTTCCCAATCGCTATGTGGGTGACATCGTGGAGAATGATCAGCGGGCCGTGTCCCGGGAGGCCGCGATCCTGTTCGTGGGCTCCATGGGCTATCTGCCCAACCGGGACGGGGTGCGCTGGTTCTTCCGGGAGATCTGGCCAGAGGTGAAGACGCGGTTTGCCGGACCGATCCGGTTTCACGTGGTGGGCGCGGGGGTACGCCGGAAGCTGGCCCGTGAGCTGGCGGAGGATCCATCGGTGACCGTGCACGGGTACGTGGAGGACCTTGCCGGGATCTATCGGGCCGCGGACGTGGCCATCTGCCCGTTGCGCGCCGGAGGTGGTACGCGCATCAAGATTCTGGAGGCCATCGCCCATCACAGGGCAGTCGTGACCACGCCCATGGGCATGGAAGGTCTGGATTTCGACACCGGTCATCTGGCGATCGCCGCATCGGCGCAGGGATTCGCCGACGCGGTGCTCCACCTGCTGGCGGACGCGCAGGCGCGCCGCGAGATGTGCGCTGCGGCGGCATCGCGTCTCAGGGAGCGGTACTGGGCAGATCCTTCAGGACGCGTGCCGCCTTTTCCGCCGCGTGGTGCCAGGTGA
- a CDS encoding FkbM family methyltransferase — protein MSARPWYLTRMGFRSTVGHSDYLAREFTARIDSAKVRRIFELGARDGHDSVRLRDHFHADVTAFECNPEAVRMCRRNLRWRRRIRLVEAAVWDEDTEITFYPVTASRWADGREITDGRGNPVTNIGASSCFRARDDYLQRYDQTRVRVPAIRLDTYCREQGIGSIDLICMDVQGAGMQALRGLGERISTVRYIIAELEHREVYHGQSLYQPVHEYLIRHGFRQRAHVPRDDWFGDFLYVNET, from the coding sequence ATGAGCGCCAGGCCCTGGTATCTTACCCGCATGGGATTCCGGTCAACGGTTGGCCATTCGGACTATCTGGCACGGGAGTTTACGGCACGGATCGACTCGGCGAAAGTAAGGCGCATCTTCGAGCTGGGCGCCAGGGATGGTCATGACTCGGTTCGGCTCAGAGACCATTTCCACGCCGACGTCACGGCGTTCGAATGCAATCCGGAGGCGGTCCGGATGTGCCGCCGTAACCTGCGCTGGCGGCGGCGTATCCGGTTGGTGGAGGCGGCCGTATGGGACGAGGATACCGAGATCACGTTCTATCCGGTCACGGCCTCCCGGTGGGCGGACGGCCGGGAGATCACGGACGGCCGGGGCAATCCGGTCACCAACATCGGCGCATCGTCGTGCTTCCGCGCACGGGATGATTACCTTCAGCGCTATGACCAGACCCGGGTCCGGGTACCGGCAATCAGGCTGGACACGTACTGCAGGGAACAGGGCATCGGATCGATCGATCTGATCTGCATGGATGTGCAGGGAGCGGGCATGCAGGCATTGCGGGGTCTGGGCGAGCGCATCTCCACCGTGCGCTATATCATCGCCGAACTCGAGCACCGGGAGGTCTATCATGGTCAGTCCCTCTATCAGCCGGTCCATGAGTACCTGATCCGCCATGGCTTCAGACAGCGGGCGCATGTGCCGAGAGACGACTGGTTCGGGGATTTCCTCTACGTCAATGAAACCTGA
- a CDS encoding mannose-1-phosphate guanylyltransferase/mannose-6-phosphate isomerase: MIPVILSGGSGTRLWPMSRELYPKQFLPLSDGDRTLLQCTLDRIADFPGGRAPVVVCNEEHRFLVAEQLRQAGVKPEAIVLEPVGRNTAPAVALAALAQADPDSVLLVMPADHVIRNVDAFHESVAAGLPLAQEGALVTFGIVPTSAHTGYGYIRADKERQWSVVDGQLVKADRSGSADNGPYLVAEFFEKPDAPTAERYLASGDYFWNSGMFLFRASSYLEELERHAPDILEACRAGLEAQACDRDFLRPDEEAFAGCRADSVDYAVMEKTDRAMVVPLDAGWNDVGSWESLWAIGRQDTDGNVLVGDVLTEGVRNTYVHAGQRLVAAVGLENLGIVETGDAVLVMDRARTQDVKEIVKQLREADRGETRTHRCVARPWGTYECVDSAERFQVKRITVKPGEMLSLQMHHHRAEHWVVVRGTARITRGEEVFILSENESTYIPIGVKHRLENPGRIPLELIEVQSGAYLGEDDIVRLEDTYGRVK, encoded by the coding sequence GTGATTCCAGTGATTCTTTCAGGCGGTTCCGGCACCCGGCTCTGGCCCATGTCCCGGGAGTTGTATCCGAAACAGTTCCTGCCACTCTCGGATGGCGATCGGACGTTGCTTCAGTGCACGCTGGACCGGATCGCGGACTTTCCCGGCGGACGGGCGCCGGTGGTGGTGTGCAACGAGGAGCACCGTTTTCTGGTGGCCGAACAGTTGCGCCAGGCCGGTGTGAAGCCCGAAGCGATTGTGCTGGAACCGGTGGGGCGCAACACGGCACCGGCGGTGGCACTTGCTGCGTTGGCCCAGGCGGATCCGGATTCGGTCCTGCTGGTGATGCCCGCGGATCACGTGATCCGGAACGTGGACGCCTTTCATGAGAGTGTTGCCGCGGGATTGCCCCTGGCCCAGGAGGGCGCGTTGGTCACGTTCGGTATCGTGCCCACCTCTGCGCATACCGGCTACGGCTATATACGGGCCGACAAGGAACGTCAGTGGTCCGTTGTTGATGGTCAGTTGGTGAAAGCCGACCGATCGGGGAGCGCTGACAACGGGCCGTACCTGGTGGCGGAATTTTTCGAGAAACCCGATGCGCCAACGGCGGAGAGGTATCTCGCGTCGGGTGACTACTTCTGGAACAGCGGCATGTTCCTGTTCCGTGCATCCAGCTACCTGGAGGAACTGGAGCGCCATGCCCCGGATATTCTCGAGGCTTGCCGCGCGGGATTGGAGGCGCAGGCGTGCGACCGGGATTTCCTGCGTCCGGATGAGGAGGCCTTTGCCGGCTGCCGCGCGGATTCCGTGGATTACGCCGTCATGGAGAAGACCGACCGCGCCATGGTGGTGCCGCTCGATGCGGGATGGAATGACGTGGGTTCCTGGGAATCCCTCTGGGCGATCGGCAGGCAGGATACAGACGGTAACGTGCTCGTCGGGGATGTGCTTACCGAAGGGGTCCGAAACACTTATGTGCATGCCGGCCAGCGGCTGGTCGCCGCGGTAGGCCTGGAGAACCTGGGGATCGTGGAGACCGGCGATGCGGTGCTGGTCATGGACAGGGCCAGGACCCAGGACGTGAAAGAGATCGTCAAGCAGCTGCGCGAAGCAGACCGCGGCGAGACCCGGACCCACCGCTGTGTGGCCCGGCCCTGGGGTACCTACGAGTGCGTGGATTCGGCGGAGCGTTTTCAGGTGAAGCGCATTACGGTGAAGCCCGGCGAAATGCTTTCGCTGCAGATGCACCATCACCGTGCCGAGCACTGGGTGGTGGTGCGCGGCACGGCCCGCATCACCCGTGGTGAGGAGGTGTTCATCCTCAGTGAGAACGAATCCACCTACATCCCGATTGGCGTAAAGCATCGTCTTGAGAACCCCGGCCGGATCCCGCTGGAATTGATCGAGGTCCAGTCCGGCGCCTACCTGGGCGAGGACGACATCGTGCGCCTGGAGGATACCTACGGGCGCGTGAAGTAG
- a CDS encoding glycosyltransferase: MSADPADGDTIPRVFHFVFGLRKQREQFHLVFYLCLRSCLEVNRPERIYFYYHYLPYGRYWDLMRPHLTLVRVPLNRDLESHYGRLSGHHRYSYAHHADFIRVEKVLECGGVYADMDTLFVNPLPEHLYRKEFVIGRERDVFCPVRQVSRPSLCNAFFMGRKDARFLREWLVKMPEYFDGTWSNHSCYLPHEISEAHPDWVHVEPEATFYRYMWTREGLADLFENVVTDHRGVCSIHLWNHLWWDRHRTEFSRFHHGLITERRIRDVDTTFNLIARRFLPDDGGTDLIRMMGYRARDAWGVLAGVPDRVRHGLARRLTSLRERLTR, translated from the coding sequence ATGTCCGCTGATCCGGCCGATGGGGATACGATCCCCCGTGTCTTTCACTTTGTGTTCGGCCTGCGGAAGCAGCGCGAGCAGTTCCATCTGGTCTTCTACCTGTGCCTGAGATCCTGTCTGGAGGTGAATCGGCCGGAGAGGATCTATTTCTATTATCACTACTTGCCCTACGGGCGTTACTGGGATCTGATGCGCCCGCATCTGACGCTGGTCAGGGTGCCGCTCAACCGGGATCTCGAGTCGCACTACGGGCGTCTGTCCGGACACCATCGCTACAGCTATGCGCATCATGCGGATTTCATCCGGGTGGAGAAGGTGCTGGAGTGCGGCGGTGTGTACGCGGACATGGATACGCTGTTCGTCAATCCGCTTCCGGAGCATCTGTACCGCAAGGAGTTCGTGATCGGCCGGGAGCGGGATGTGTTTTGTCCCGTGCGACAGGTGTCGCGTCCTTCCCTGTGCAATGCCTTTTTCATGGGCCGAAAGGATGCGCGCTTCCTCAGGGAGTGGCTGGTGAAGATGCCGGAATACTTCGACGGCACCTGGAGCAATCATTCCTGTTACCTGCCCCATGAGATCAGTGAGGCCCACCCGGACTGGGTTCACGTGGAGCCGGAGGCCACGTTCTACAGGTACATGTGGACGAGAGAAGGTCTGGCGGATCTGTTCGAGAACGTGGTGACGGACCACCGGGGCGTGTGCAGTATTCACCTTTGGAATCACCTGTGGTGGGACCGGCACCGCACGGAGTTCTCGCGCTTTCACCATGGACTGATCACGGAGCGGCGCATTCGCGACGTGGACACGACCTTCAATCTGATTGCACGCCGGTTTCTGCCCGACGATGGCGGGACCGACCTCATCCGCATGATGGGCTATCGCGCGAGGGATGCCTGGGGGGTGCTGGCCGGAGTGCCGGACCGGGTCCGCCACGGACTCGCCCGCCGGCTGACGTCGCTGCGGGAGCGCCTGACCCGATGA
- a CDS encoding glycosyltransferase, producing the protein MDNPVPLHIYGGFGAPCGYKTHTLSFARALARIRPVRLRLLGERLVPSSLPDDLQGLLEQDQDTLPDIGLYIGGMHDFPRLPGRFRIGYAVFETTRLPERLLRAFDGLDQIWVPTTWCRAQLIHNRIDPARIRIVPEGVDTGTFSPGIERRAGDGTPFRFLCVGKWETRKCQEELIRTFVRTFGPDENVELIIHGHNPFMPGFSLEHAITRARGRTRHRIIASPPLSEAELVNLYRRCDALVLPTRGEAWGLPITEAMACALPVIATAHGGPLDFLHDDHAYPLPVSRLRRVRDRSNFRPGRHFGRWAEPDWKALSSIMRHVVEHPLQARAVGARARRYAEQHLTWHHAAEKAARVLKDLPSTAP; encoded by the coding sequence ATGGACAACCCCGTACCACTGCATATCTACGGCGGCTTCGGCGCCCCCTGCGGTTACAAGACCCATACGCTGTCGTTCGCCAGGGCATTGGCGCGCATCCGCCCGGTCCGGCTGCGTCTGCTGGGCGAACGGCTGGTGCCGTCATCGCTGCCCGACGACCTGCAAGGTCTGTTGGAACAGGATCAGGACACCCTTCCCGACATCGGCCTGTACATCGGCGGCATGCATGATTTTCCCCGGCTGCCGGGCCGGTTTCGCATCGGCTATGCCGTGTTCGAGACGACCCGGCTGCCCGAGCGGCTGCTGCGCGCCTTCGACGGACTCGATCAGATCTGGGTACCCACCACATGGTGCCGCGCGCAGTTGATCCACAACCGGATCGACCCGGCGCGCATCCGGATTGTCCCGGAAGGGGTGGATACCGGCACCTTCTCCCCCGGTATCGAACGCCGGGCCGGGGACGGGACGCCCTTTCGCTTCCTGTGCGTCGGCAAGTGGGAGACGCGCAAATGCCAGGAGGAACTGATCCGCACCTTCGTCCGGACGTTCGGCCCGGACGAGAACGTCGAGCTGATCATCCACGGGCACAATCCCTTCATGCCCGGCTTCTCCCTGGAACATGCGATCACCCGGGCCCGGGGCCGCACCCGGCATCGGATCATCGCCAGTCCCCCGCTGTCGGAAGCCGAGCTGGTGAATCTTTATCGCCGCTGCGATGCACTGGTACTGCCCACCCGCGGCGAGGCCTGGGGGCTCCCCATCACCGAGGCCATGGCCTGCGCCCTGCCGGTCATCGCCACCGCGCATGGCGGTCCGCTGGATTTCCTGCACGACGACCACGCCTACCCGCTGCCCGTCTCCAGGCTCAGGCGTGTCCGCGACCGCTCGAACTTCCGCCCCGGCCGCCACTTCGGACGCTGGGCCGAACCCGACTGGAAGGCACTGTCGTCAATCATGCGCCACGTGGTCGAGCATCCGCTTCAGGCACGTGCCGTCGGGGCCCGGGCAAGGCGGTATGCCGAGCAGCACCTCACCTGGCACCACGCGGCGGAAAAGGCGGCACGCGTCCTGAAGGATCTGCCCAGTACCGCTCCCTGA
- a CDS encoding type II toxin-antitoxin system HicA family toxin: MNSRELIRELREAGWRQVRVRGSHHQFSHPDHPGAILTVPHPKKDLGKGLVKAIRKQAGLE; encoded by the coding sequence ATGAACAGCAGGGAGCTGATCAGGGAACTCAGGGAAGCAGGCTGGCGCCAGGTACGGGTACGCGGCAGCCATCATCAGTTCTCACATCCCGATCATCCCGGAGCCATCCTCACCGTGCCCCACCCGAAGAAGGATCTTGGCAAGGGACTGGTCAAGGCGATTCGTAAACAGGCAGGACTGGAGTAG
- a CDS encoding addiction module antidote protein — protein MVNESRSVPYRSADYLKSAEDIADYLNAALEDGDERVLLLALRNATDAIGGMSELARRSGLSRESLYRTLSKEGNPRLSSLRAILGAFGVELSVRPRAA, from the coding sequence ATGGTCAATGAATCGCGCTCGGTGCCGTATCGCTCGGCTGACTATCTGAAGTCTGCTGAGGATATTGCAGATTACCTGAATGCGGCGCTCGAGGACGGTGATGAACGGGTTCTGCTGCTGGCGCTCAGGAATGCTACGGACGCAATTGGTGGCATGTCGGAACTGGCGCGTCGCAGCGGCTTGTCGCGGGAATCGCTGTATAGGACCCTCTCCAAGGAGGGGAACCCACGGTTGTCCAGTCTTCGGGCGATTCTGGGGGCATTTGGTGTTGAATTGTCGGTCCGGCCGAGGGCGGCTTGA
- a CDS encoding transposase — protein MARPLRIEYPGAWYHVMNRGAGRQKVFRTNAERLYFLSLLGDTHARFHAEWHAYCLMDNHYHLLLRTPEGNMQRIMRHVNGVYTQYFNRREGRDGPLFRGRYKSVLVDAQAHWLELSRYIHRNPLEAGLVDDLADYRWSSYRAYVGLEPAPDWLETGYVLGAIGKRRTHARYRVYMEGDTAEGLSEFYESGTPSILGDEEFRQRVLDGRAPSVDVPEVARHRPRPTLEEVVRVVCARFGEDERQVWITRRGRNAGKPVRAVAMYAAQEACGMTLSEIAGAFGLASYASAGSTIRALRRRMAEDKALRGEINAIMGDWVSASGA, from the coding sequence ATGGCACGTCCACTTCGCATCGAATACCCCGGGGCCTGGTATCACGTGATGAACCGGGGCGCTGGCCGGCAGAAGGTCTTCAGGACCAACGCCGAGCGGCTGTACTTCCTGTCGCTGCTGGGTGATACGCATGCGCGTTTCCACGCGGAGTGGCATGCGTATTGTCTGATGGACAACCATTACCACCTGCTTTTGCGTACCCCGGAAGGCAACATGCAGCGGATCATGCGCCATGTGAACGGGGTGTACACGCAGTACTTCAATCGCCGTGAGGGCAGGGACGGGCCGCTGTTCCGGGGGCGTTACAAGTCGGTTCTGGTGGATGCGCAAGCCCACTGGCTGGAACTCTCGCGCTACATCCATCGCAATCCTCTGGAAGCCGGTCTGGTGGACGATCTAGCGGACTACCGCTGGTCCAGTTATCGGGCCTATGTGGGGCTGGAGCCGGCGCCGGATTGGCTGGAAACCGGGTACGTGCTGGGGGCCATTGGCAAACGTCGCACGCACGCCCGCTATCGGGTGTACATGGAGGGCGACACTGCCGAGGGGTTAAGTGAATTCTACGAAAGTGGCACGCCATCCATTCTGGGCGACGAAGAGTTTCGCCAGAGAGTGCTTGATGGGCGTGCGCCGAGCGTGGATGTGCCCGAGGTGGCGCGTCATCGGCCCCGGCCGACGCTGGAGGAGGTGGTGCGCGTTGTCTGTGCGCGGTTTGGGGAGGACGAACGGCAGGTCTGGATCACCCGGCGCGGGCGGAATGCCGGCAAGCCGGTGCGCGCGGTGGCGATGTATGCGGCGCAGGAGGCGTGCGGGATGACCTTGTCGGAGATCGCGGGTGCATTTGGCCTGGCCAGTTATGCCAGCGCGGGATCGACGATACGCGCATTGCGTCGGCGCATGGCGGAAGACAAGGCATTGAGAGGGGAGATCAACGCCATCATGGGGGATTGGGTCTCTGCCAGTGGAGCGTGA
- a CDS encoding CopG family ribbon-helix-helix protein, whose translation MPVVSTSIKLPEELKARIQRLAELSHRSPHSVMVEALEREISREERMHEFVLEAMRADNDIEEGGHVYRADDVHTWLKRLAQGVATDRPRPCRK comes from the coding sequence ATGCCCGTCGTATCTACATCCATAAAGCTCCCTGAAGAACTCAAGGCCAGGATCCAGCGGCTGGCCGAACTGAGTCACCGCTCGCCCCACAGCGTCATGGTCGAAGCGCTCGAGCGGGAAATCTCGCGCGAAGAACGGATGCATGAATTCGTTCTCGAGGCCATGCGGGCGGATAACGACATCGAGGAAGGCGGCCACGTTTATCGTGCCGACGATGTGCACACCTGGCTGAAGCGGTTGGCGCAGGGAGTCGCCACCGATAGGCCACGGCCTTGCCGAAAGTAA
- a CDS encoding glycosyltransferase family protein, with product MKGIRYISLNERSGYGISASRYVAGLVDAGVAVTWTPLSPGGGTEPGLWYGPRKEPSRTNPALDRLCMRDIDYDTVIVHAVPEYFPYWRKLEPDRFLVGYTTWETDRLPDHWPDLLNGVDLLLVPCHWNREVMRRCGVRVPIEVVPHISEPVTSGGAALSLPARPADMVFYTINAWTWRKALWQTIEAYLQAFTGDDDTLLVVKTGRHDLTRRGFWRYRPSTARALGRILKKFRNPARVHLIDEELSAAEIGALHAQAHCFVSLTHGEGWGMGAFDAARAGNQVLITGYGGPLNYLPPDLAFLVAYEMVPVFDPRGRGSYSEQQCWAQAEIGDAVAKMQAMPAGPNAALQRHIERRFDASVVTQELMTLLSAHVR from the coding sequence TTGAAAGGCATCAGGTACATCTCGCTCAATGAGAGAAGCGGCTACGGCATTTCGGCCAGCCGTTACGTTGCGGGGCTGGTGGATGCGGGGGTGGCGGTGACCTGGACGCCGCTGTCTCCGGGAGGCGGGACGGAGCCGGGGTTGTGGTACGGGCCTCGTAAGGAGCCGAGCCGTACGAATCCGGCGCTGGATCGGCTCTGCATGCGGGATATCGATTATGACACGGTGATCGTCCATGCGGTGCCGGAGTATTTTCCGTACTGGCGCAAACTTGAGCCGGACCGGTTCCTGGTGGGGTATACGACCTGGGAGACGGACCGGTTGCCGGACCACTGGCCGGATCTGCTCAATGGCGTGGATCTCCTGCTGGTGCCCTGCCACTGGAACCGGGAGGTGATGAGGCGGTGCGGGGTGAGGGTGCCGATCGAGGTGGTGCCCCATATCTCAGAACCGGTGACCTCCGGTGGTGCGGCGCTTTCGTTGCCGGCGAGGCCGGCCGATATGGTGTTCTATACGATCAACGCCTGGACCTGGCGCAAGGCGTTGTGGCAGACGATCGAGGCCTACCTTCAGGCTTTCACCGGCGACGACGACACGCTGCTTGTGGTGAAGACCGGCCGGCATGATCTGACCAGGCGGGGTTTCTGGCGGTATCGACCGTCCACCGCCCGCGCGCTTGGCAGGATCCTGAAGAAGTTCCGCAACCCGGCCCGTGTTCATCTGATCGATGAGGAGTTGTCCGCGGCGGAGATCGGGGCCCTGCATGCGCAGGCCCATTGCTTTGTCTCGCTCACCCACGGTGAGGGGTGGGGTATGGGCGCCTTCGATGCGGCCCGGGCCGGCAACCAGGTGCTGATCACGGGCTATGGCGGTCCGCTCAATTATCTGCCCCCCGACCTGGCGTTTCTGGTGGCGTACGAGATGGTGCCGGTGTTTGATCCCAGGGGGCGCGGCTCGTACAGTGAACAGCAGTGCTGGGCGCAGGCCGAAATCGGGGATGCCGTGGCGAAGATGCAGGCGATGCCCGCGGGCCCGAACGCGGCACTGCAGCGCCATATTGAACGCCGTTTCGACGCTTCCGTGGTTACGCAGGAACTCATGACCTTGCTTTCGGCCCATGTCCGCTGA
- a CDS encoding type II toxin-antitoxin system HicB family antitoxin has protein sequence MRYLILIEPGTESCAYGVVVPDFPGCFSAGDTLEEAIENAENAILMHLESLIDAGEPLPAPLPAETYVNNPAYKGWIHAMVDIDVSRIQGPAQRINITIPKRVLRAIDAAAARAHETRSGFLARAGLELAKSQGSDGNTSPD, from the coding sequence ATGCGGTACCTCATTCTGATCGAACCGGGCACCGAATCCTGCGCGTATGGCGTCGTGGTTCCTGACTTTCCCGGCTGTTTCTCAGCCGGTGACACCTTGGAGGAGGCCATCGAGAATGCCGAGAACGCCATTCTCATGCACCTCGAATCCCTGATTGACGCCGGTGAACCCCTCCCGGCCCCTCTGCCCGCTGAAACCTACGTGAACAACCCGGCATACAAGGGCTGGATTCATGCGATGGTGGACATCGACGTAAGCCGTATCCAGGGGCCCGCGCAACGCATCAACATCACCATTCCCAAGCGGGTATTGCGGGCCATCGATGCCGCGGCAGCGCGCGCGCATGAAACACGCTCCGGGTTTCTTGCCCGGGCCGGGCTTGAGTTAGCCAAATCGCAAGGATCCGACGGGAATACTAGCCCCGACTGA
- a CDS encoding type II toxin-antitoxin system RelE/ParE family toxin — MGICEHDPTAAVTAADVITCAIDALKAHPLIGRSIESDIRELIISYGKSGYVALYRFIPARDQIRILAIRHQLELDYPP, encoded by the coding sequence ATGGGGATATGCGAACACGACCCGACAGCAGCGGTAACGGCAGCCGATGTCATTACCTGCGCAATAGATGCGCTCAAGGCACATCCCTTGATCGGCCGCAGTATTGAAAGCGACATCCGCGAACTGATCATCTCCTACGGCAAGTCCGGCTACGTCGCCCTCTATCGCTTCATCCCCGCACGCGACCAGATCCGCATCCTCGCCATCCGCCACCAACTGGAACTCGACTATCCACCATGA
- a CDS encoding type II toxin-antitoxin system RelE/ParE family toxin yields MPKVIYSENALENLERRFKFLLEHDPTAAVTAADVITCAIDALKAHPLIGRSIESDIRELIISYGKSGYVALYRFIPARDQIRILAIRHQLELDYPP; encoded by the coding sequence TTGCCGAAAGTAATCTATTCCGAGAACGCGCTCGAGAATCTGGAGCGCCGGTTCAAGTTCCTGCTCGAACACGACCCGACAGCAGCGGTAACGGCAGCCGATGTCATTACCTGCGCAATAGATGCGCTCAAGGCACATCCCTTGATCGGCCGCAGTATTGAAAGCGACATCCGCGAACTGATCATCTCCTACGGCAAGTCCGGCTACGTCGCCCTCTATCGCTTCATCCCCGCACGCGACCAGATCCGCATCCTCGCCATCCGCCACCAACTGGAACTCGACTATCCACCATGA
- a CDS encoding type II toxin-antitoxin system RelE/ParE family toxin — MVEIRKYRTVQARVPFDEWFAGLRDRRAQRRIQVRIDRLALGLEGDWRPVGEGVRELRIPEGGGYRVYYAWDDDALVLLLCGGNKSTQSSDIAKAREFWRDYHGQ; from the coding sequence ATGGTTGAGATCCGCAAGTACAGGACGGTACAGGCGCGGGTTCCGTTCGACGAATGGTTCGCCGGGCTCCGCGACAGGAGGGCGCAGAGGCGGATTCAGGTAAGGATCGACCGTCTGGCGCTTGGTCTGGAAGGGGACTGGAGGCCAGTTGGTGAGGGAGTTCGTGAGCTTCGTATCCCCGAAGGTGGTGGATATCGGGTGTATTACGCGTGGGATGACGATGCGCTCGTGCTGCTTCTGTGCGGTGGGAACAAGTCGACGCAGTCGAGTGATATTGCGAAAGCGAGAGAGTTCTGGAGAGATTATCATGGTCAATGA